The genomic interval CTCAGCACCTCAAAAACCTCCCTCAATACCTGAGGCAAGTTGGGAAAGTCGCTGGCATTGACCCCAATGGTACCCAGATGGCTGGTAAACCCAAGGGCGACAATCCGGGCCCGCCGATAACTTTGGCCCTCCCAGATCAAGCTGAACCCCAGGTTGCGCTCACCCTTCAAGGCCTGCCATAGCCAGCGCTTGAGCTCACCCTCATCCTGAACCCGGTCCAGGTGGCGCTCCGTCTTGGCCGTGGAAAGCACTGCTCCGGTTTCCGGCTCAGATACTTCACCATCGGCCGGAGCCACCGCCCCATCCTGCATTTTTTTCAGCACTGCTTTGATCAAAGTACGAAACTCCAGCTGCCTGAAAACCTCCAGGAGCTTCGAGTAATCGGGTCCCTGGTAGCGGCAAACGTCCAGGTCGATGGTAATGGGGGCATCGCAAGCGATGGTGGCCAGCCCTCGACTCATATAGGCCAAATCCCGATAGCGCTCCAGGGCCGCCCGCACCCGAGCCGGTACCAGGGCTAGGTGCCTCAATACCCCATCCAAGCTGCCGTAGGTTTGAATGAGCTTGAGGGCAGTTTTCTCTCCGATGCCCGGGACCCCGGGGATGTTGTCGCTAACATCCCCANNNNNNNNNNGTCGATCAGCTGGGCCGGCTCAACCGCATATACCTGGCGCACCCGATCGAGATCATATACGTCTACCTCGCTGATGCCCTTACGGGTGATAAGACAACGGGTTTGAGGGGAGACCAGCTGCAGGGCATCCCGGTCGCCGGTGAGAATAATATTTTGCCAACCGCGGGCCTCCGCTTGGGTCACCAGGGTGCCGATCAGGTCGTCGGCCTCATAGCTTTCCAGCTCATAATAGGGGATGCGCATGGCCTCAAGAACTCGCTTGATTAAGTCGAACTGCGGGCGCAGCTCATCCGGGGTTTCCTGGCGGGTGGCCTTGTATTCGGCAAACTGGTGATGGCGGAAAGTTGTCCGCCCCTTGTCAAAGCAGCAAGCCACACAATCCGGCTTTTCTTCCTCCAGTATTTTAAAGAGCATGGTGGTAAAACCATAGGCGGCATTGGTGGTGGTGCCCACTCGGTTGCTAAGAAAGGGTAAGGCATAAAAGGCTCGATAGGCTAGGCTGTTGCCATCAATGACCAAAAACTTCTTGGCTTTATTGTTCAAACCCCATCACATTCCTATCCCTGTTTGGCTTTCTACCGTTAAGTGATCCCCACTGAGCGTTAGATTAGTTCCTAGCTTTTGGCTCAGCCTCCGGGTTTTCTCCAGGATGCGATCAGCATCGGGCCCGGTAGCCAACCTTGGTTGCGACTTGGGCAACACGACCGGCCAGATCTCAGCTTTCCACGTTTTGCCATGATCCCTAAACTTCACCTTGAGAAGAAAGCTTTCCTGGGTCTTTTGCTTTTGGTACTGATCCAGCACAAAATTCCCTAGGCTGTAAGCTATTAGCCCCCCCTTATAGTACTCTACCCCTTGCAAGGTATGGGGGTGGTGGCCAAGGACTAACCGTGCCCCGGCATCGATGATGCGGTGAGCCAAGCGCCGCTGCTCGGCGGTAGGGTAATCGGAATATTCAACTCCCCAGTGCAGGGAGACTACCACTAAGTCGCTGGCATACACCGCCTTGGATACGTCTTCTTCGATCATATCGATCTTAAGCGGAGCTACCCCGCAACGGTCCTCGGTAGCCGCCAAAGTGCGCTTAAACTTTTGGCTCCAGTATATATCAGCCATATCCGAGTAGGCAAGAAAGGCGATCCTTATGCCATTTACTTCCCTGATTACCGGCTGCCTGGCCTCAGCCAGGTTGCAGCCGCCCCCCACCAGGCTAATCCCTTGGGCTTTGACCAAATCAATGGTGTCATAAAAGGCCTGATCTAAATAGTCCAGGCTGTGATTGTTGGCGATAGAGAGCACATCAAAACCCACATCCTTTAATACCGGCCCTACCGCCGGATCGGCCCGAAACCAAATACCCTTGCCGGGAAGGCGGCTACCGCGGTCGGAGATGGGACATTCCAGGTTGCCAAAGGTTAAATCGGCATCCCTCAGCTGTTGACCGATCAGCATAAAGGGATAATCCACGCCG from Clostridia bacterium carries:
- a CDS encoding CapA family protein, which codes for MRPTRRPRRLLKLLAWLVLASLLFGLAFWAGSLNLLPTLGSWINDVGAKLPSWLSSSSLDSNPGPSPDSSAPPPPADQLSLVAVGDVVLARKVAKAMAEYGVDYPFMLIGQQLRDADLTFGNLECPISDRGSRLPGKGIWFRADPAVGPVLKDVGFDVLSIANNHSLDYLDQAFYDTIDLVKAQGISLVGGGCNLAEARQPVIREVNGIRIAFLAYSDMADIYWSQKFKRTLAATEDRCGVAPLKIDMIEEDVSKAVYASDLVVVSLHWGVEYSDYPTAEQRRLAHRIIDAGARLVLGHHPHTLQGVEYYKGGLIAYSLGNFVLDQYQKQKTQESFLLKVKFRDHGKTWKAEIWPVVLPKSQPRLATGPDADRILEKTRRLSQKLGTNLTLSGDHLTVESQTGIGM